In Candidatus Defluviibacterium haderslevense, the following are encoded in one genomic region:
- a CDS encoding right-handed parallel beta-helix repeat-containing protein, which produces MKYYAISFILIFTIPISSYAMKYNITSFGAIGDGVTLNTKAIQNAIDQAYADGGGVVVIPAGKFVSGSIILKSGISLHLEKRAILLGSINISDYIKLNRWKALIMADGVTNISITGKGTIDGRGDQLALHIDSLFYAGKIDSHNYYLAERRSWAELRPQIIEFNRCSHIKVLDVLIKNAACWVQTYEKCNNIIIDNIRVESDAYWNNDGIDIVDCQHVRITNCKINSSDDGICIKSEDFSLSQICDNIYIADCTIRSSSCAVKFGTSLVSGARNVVIKNIKVYDTYRSAIAIECTQGGFIENVLVENIVAKNTGNAIFIRIGKIRGAPTAGPLRNVIIRNIKVTVPFNKPDMAYNIRGPELPYFHNVFPSSITGNPGVYVENVILENIKIIYPGRGLKAYANIPLYRIKDVPELETSYPEFSMFGELPAWGFYVRHVKGLTFKNINLSIKDPDYRPAMVFDDTHQLRIESLKVIGDNKPNPIFYKDTSKVECINLKVQLKK; this is translated from the coding sequence ATGAAATATTACGCTATATCTTTCATTCTGATATTCACCATTCCTATTTCATCTTATGCAATGAAATATAATATCACCTCCTTTGGTGCAATAGGTGATGGTGTTACACTGAATACTAAAGCTATTCAGAATGCAATAGATCAGGCTTATGCCGACGGTGGTGGCGTGGTCGTAATCCCAGCAGGTAAATTTGTTTCAGGTTCCATCATATTAAAAAGTGGAATTTCTCTTCATCTCGAAAAACGAGCCATATTGTTGGGGAGCATTAATATTTCGGATTATATAAAACTCAACAGATGGAAGGCATTAATCATGGCTGATGGTGTTACGAACATTTCTATAACCGGAAAAGGAACTATTGATGGAAGAGGAGACCAGCTGGCCTTACATATTGACAGCCTATTTTATGCCGGAAAAATCGATAGTCACAATTATTATTTGGCAGAACGAAGATCTTGGGCTGAATTGAGACCTCAGATCATTGAGTTTAATCGTTGCAGTCATATTAAGGTATTGGATGTGCTGATAAAAAATGCAGCATGCTGGGTTCAAACTTATGAGAAATGCAATAACATTATCATTGATAATATTCGTGTCGAAAGCGATGCTTATTGGAATAATGATGGGATTGATATCGTGGATTGTCAACATGTTCGGATCACCAATTGCAAGATCAACTCCTCTGATGATGGTATATGTATTAAATCTGAAGATTTTAGTTTGTCCCAAATTTGTGATAACATTTATATTGCTGATTGCACCATTCGTTCGAGTTCGTGCGCTGTAAAATTTGGAACCTCTTTAGTAAGTGGCGCCCGAAACGTAGTGATCAAAAATATTAAAGTTTATGATACGTATAGATCAGCCATTGCTATCGAATGTACTCAGGGAGGATTTATAGAAAATGTACTCGTCGAAAATATAGTAGCCAAAAACACCGGAAATGCCATTTTTATACGTATTGGAAAAATACGTGGTGCCCCGACTGCAGGTCCTTTGCGAAATGTCATCATTAGAAATATAAAGGTTACTGTACCGTTTAACAAACCGGATATGGCATACAACATCAGAGGTCCGGAATTACCCTATTTTCATAATGTATTCCCTTCATCCATTACCGGGAATCCAGGTGTTTATGTAGAAAACGTGATTTTAGAAAATATTAAAATCATCTATCCGGGCAGAGGACTAAAAGCATATGCCAACATACCCTTATATCGCATAAAAGACGTTCCTGAACTTGAAACGAGCTATCCTGAGTTTTCAATGTTTGGCGAATTACCGGCATGGGGATTCTATGTAAGACATGTTAAAGGATTAACATTTAAAAACATAAACCTGAGTATCAAAGATCCCGATTATCGTCCAGCCATGGTGTTTGATGATACACATCAATTGAGAATAGAATCCCTAAAGGTTATTGGTGATAATAAACCAAATCCTATATTCTATAAGGATACCAGTAAAGTGGAATGCATTAATTTGAAAGTTCAATTGAAAAAATAA
- a CDS encoding T9SS type A sorting domain-containing protein, with protein MKLTLKILVLTLIVFGNASAQIFLSNNNELKKKLLDRIHLKGVKPYEKMAQLNQFTHYLRAAELKMRLDSFVFFDSTAAQNTFRSIYFYDAKQRNTVLNFYLWDNLNKKWMGFIHAVFYYNTKNQIIETQSGDWNSQTNSFDINSKVLNEYNSKGILVKDSSYIFDSGIWSLDEKSEYTIINDKVAVAVVSDHDGMSWVNYSKNVYQYDGSGNLIEDLNFDWDASLETWNEDDKTIFIYNLSNKLIEQTRYSWDFNASTFINDSRIQTTYDAFGLKTSQLELDWDRQNSTWLNVELFEVSYSQAKNPTKILIYSWSKTKQAWVNINLFLNNFDESVKGSQLILPVLDIFYLLFQFDAFSNGRPLAVAYYEQKKATGEWGSRNLISFHYSQHEVNRLSDIKKNTLKIYPNPIIEELICESEIENGYYTIISIEGLKIASGTYVNGEIISVSKIPAGMYTLLLQDSQKHTYQRSFIKL; from the coding sequence ATGAAGCTAACTTTAAAAATTTTAGTCCTGACCTTAATTGTTTTTGGAAACGCAAGTGCTCAGATTTTTTTGTCGAATAACAATGAGCTAAAGAAAAAATTATTAGATCGAATTCACTTAAAGGGAGTTAAGCCCTACGAGAAAATGGCTCAATTGAATCAATTCACACATTATTTGAGGGCTGCGGAATTAAAAATGAGGCTCGATAGTTTTGTGTTTTTTGATTCTACTGCAGCTCAAAACACGTTTAGAAGTATCTATTTTTATGATGCAAAGCAGCGAAACACTGTCTTAAACTTTTATTTGTGGGATAATCTCAACAAAAAATGGATGGGATTTATTCACGCTGTTTTCTATTACAATACAAAAAACCAGATCATAGAAACTCAAAGTGGAGATTGGAATAGTCAAACCAATTCATTCGACATAAACTCAAAAGTATTGAATGAATATAACTCTAAAGGTATATTAGTTAAAGATTCGAGCTATATATTTGATTCAGGAATCTGGAGCTTGGATGAAAAAAGTGAATATACCATAATTAATGACAAGGTAGCAGTTGCTGTTGTATCAGACCATGATGGAATGAGCTGGGTTAATTATAGTAAAAACGTATATCAATATGATGGTTCAGGAAATTTAATTGAAGACCTTAACTTTGATTGGGATGCTAGTTTAGAAACCTGGAATGAAGATGATAAAACCATTTTTATTTACAACTTAAGTAACAAATTAATTGAACAAACTAGGTATTCATGGGATTTTAATGCATCAACTTTCATTAACGATAGTCGGATTCAAACTACCTATGATGCTTTTGGCTTAAAAACTAGCCAATTAGAACTCGATTGGGACCGACAAAATTCTACTTGGTTGAATGTAGAACTCTTTGAAGTCAGTTATTCACAAGCTAAAAATCCAACCAAAATTTTAATTTATTCCTGGAGCAAAACAAAACAAGCTTGGGTCAATATTAATTTATTTCTCAACAATTTTGATGAATCAGTTAAAGGCAGTCAATTAATTCTACCTGTATTGGATATTTTCTATTTATTATTTCAATTCGACGCTTTTTCTAATGGGAGACCACTAGCTGTAGCCTATTATGAACAAAAAAAAGCAACTGGAGAATGGGGATCTCGAAATCTAATTAGTTTTCATTATTCGCAACATGAAGTTAATCGTTTGTCAGATATCAAAAAGAATACATTAAAAATTTATCCTAATCCAATAATTGAGGAGCTTATTTGTGAATCCGAAATCGAGAATGGATATTATACAATAATTTCCATAGAAGGTCTTAAAATTGCAAGTGGAACATATGTAAATGGTGAGATTATTTCTGTATCGAAAATACCTGCAGGTATGTATACTTTACTACTTCAAGATAGCCAAAAGCATACTTATCAAAGATCATTTATAAAATTGTGA